The DNA region aaatagtagCAGCTTTCTGAATTTTTCTCCTGTACACACAGtcttatactgaaggtgtgtcttctcttttaaatatattcactTAAGGCGTTCCTCTAGTTGgccaactggaagctaccttggacactaagagaaacttagaaactccccCTAATTTTACGGCAAAaatcaaaggccatttgctcccttggtaaaacaaaagagcgAACAGCTGTGTCCTGACCCCTTGTGGTTCTACGGTCATTTTGGGTACAGAACAACctgagataagatttcacagatacctgtgaaatccgAAGTCTCTCCCAttatctctccttacataaattctcagAAGAAACTTAAATTCAGTGATTTTGGTTCAAGGAAAGGTTATCTTTACAAACCCCAGTTTTGCTCCTCTACAGTCAGCACCTCAAAAGATCGAGTCctgccaaaaataacacataaaatcaacagaacaaaatgaggtataattcctgagcaattttctaatactaaacaaaacattttcattcaaacaatttccatttgattctgatatagtcacagatagtacaattttcaaatacattcatcatttactagattagtagttttaaaatgagataatacaatcttcgataaaaacatggtattaatacttagaaaaatgtcttagaaattaaatgttagtggttTCAACCTTCTGTGTTGTATCCAGTTTCacaccatcccagatgttggtttctATAAGGCTTTTGATCTTCTGTGAACTAAACAGGCTTCTCTCCCCCAAGCTCCAGTGATTCTGCCCTGCAggatattctaattttatggcctcctgtgCTCTGACAGCACAGCAGGAGTCCTCACTGAGAGATCTGCATTTGGCCCCTGTTGTCTTAATGCTTGGTCatctggtttagttttaaatccttaacacaaacctgttcaaaataaagaaatttgttcaaaataagaatgttcaatataccttttacacatgccgtaaaattaactgtattaagcactaaaaataataattttccctTAACAGAAGACATGGCTCCAGCTCCTGCGGCTGCGGGGAGGCCGCAGAGGTCAAACGGGGACTGCGACGCAGCCCGCCGGGAGAACCGCGCTTCTGCCCCACGTGCGATGATGTTGGAGAATCTCCGGGCGAGGGAAGGGAAGAAGCAGGGCAGGTGGACGACCCTGAAGGCAGCGTGCCGGTTGCGCTGTCCTCCGACCCGTCCAGGTCCAACCTGGTGGCTAACGGCGGGGTGGGACTAGAGGCCCGAAGCTCCCTCACCTGCTCAATGGTTCTTCGCCATTGCAGCCTCTTCAAAAGGCGTTTTTTCTCCCTCGGACCCAGATCACGGTGCGCGTCTTGGAGGTGCTGCGCGACCCTCAAGCTACCTTAAGTGCACCTGCTGACAGGACACTTCATGCCGCGAACACTCACTCGCCCGCTGGCAAACGCAAAAAGGATCCTTCTTTCATTCCGCACGCTATGCACGTCATCTAAATGGCTTCACAGGCGCCAAGACCTGCTGCTACATACCGGACACCGGTTCTTGTACTTCGACGCCGTCATTTCGCCGTCAGAGTCAGATAGCAAGTGGCTAGAGCACATGGCCAACCCAGCAATATATACACACGCGCTTCCAATCACGCCTGATGAGGAACACCTCACCAGTTTGTCACATTCAGCAACCTGATTTCGGGCCGGAGAATCGGCCCGGAATTCTCTCCTGATATCCGTTACGGCAATCGGGTCTCGTCCGTGGGGATAGGTGCCCCGATAGCCGCACGGTATCACCCGAACTTGCGGGACACTTGGTTACGATGCTAAGGTGGGCTAGGCGCCTGACTACAGCCAATAATGGTGATATGGCAATTAGAAGGATTCGACTGAGGAGCCTGTGTGTGAATAAACACCGTCAGACAGAAAGTAAAGTTATTGTATTTGCATGTATATTTTTCCATATATTTAGGAAggtatttaataatattttattataaatataaacacaacaagaaaaacaacaataacaaacaaataaataaaccctGATGACACCCAagagtttttctctctctcattcaAGTCCGTGCTTTTTGTTGGTAAGGTGATTAATGATTCACCAAACAATAGTCCAACTGGACTATTGTTTTATCTTTCAACCTTTTATCTGTCTAAATCTTTAGacagataaaaggaaaataaagacaatcccgctataaataaatacaaaaaagacatttccagcaaaacaaacacatccatAAAGATCTGcgtacaaaatataaaagaaaaaatgtaagttatgTGAACAATATACAGTGtcactaaaatctgttttatttaaataaattcacctcCTTAATGCTGAGTCATTATAGGGCATCAGAATGAAGTCGCAGATACACCTGGATAAACTCAGGTATGCAGCCATTCTACAAATTActcagttgctttttataaactatttcatataaatgtattgtttacttcatttttttctacagcaggagaAGTTGTGTCAAAAACACGGAACAgactaaatttcaaaatattagaaaaagtaattttttttaattaaaatttatgggaaaaaaacaaagaaaagaaaaaacagtccACAATCATCCTCATTCCAAACACGTTCACTTTCACTTTCATCACTTGGTTcatgttcacattatttattgactgtatcgaagaatatcaaatatattttgattttaactgaagATATGAAATAATGCaatacataatatacaataaaatacaatgacttaAATCTTATTGTATAGACTAggccagtggtccccaaactacggcccgcgggccagatgcggcccgcctccacatttggtctgGCCCcttgaacaataccagagtattttcatatatgtgcatttttatttgataagttggacttttgcaataaaatgttccttagtaatgaactttatttattattaacaattagttagtaactattttatacatgcatataattgaccctaaccctttttttatgtggagaacccagtgttatttggttattaattatttcataaatagtgttatttcctgacttttgttctctgaagaatccagaaaaggttatttgattgtgctttctgaaaaacaatacatttttatgtttagcactcttacaatcgtcacactttttctgttacaaactgaccccggcccccatcagagaagggacaagttatgtggccctcacaggagaaagtttggggacccctggacTAGGCCATCAAATCAGTCTGTGAACTACGTTGCCTGTagggatttttaatgtccagcaggtgtcagtattcagtgacGCAGTAATGACGCAGTATCAATAGTTTTGCTTTGGATCGAAACGATACATGACGCCTCATTTATCGATCACTAGTCATAACAACCAATGTGGGGCTTCGGCTGTGTTAATCTGAGTCCATTTAACAATGTTCTTGCAGCGATTTACACGCAGCCAGCCACAGCGACAGCAGCAACCGTCATGAAGAGGACCCGAGTCCACCCCCGACCCGGAACTTAAAGTGTGCTGCTTGACCCGCCAAAAAAAAATACGTTCTGATTATTTTGTGCAAGTTACATGTACCAATAGCAaacttagtcaatgttattataagtTGGGCTGgttgtcagaagatgtaagtaagTCTCTGTGAGAcggagtatttaagaaaaaacacaaattcactgattgaattGTTGGTTGATAGGaagcatatatttgaatttgtgcaacaaacaccaagagaaaaaaactatataaaactgaatggccattcagtttgataaatatttacacattcaataaatcaatagaaatCCAAGGGCACacatcaaaacatcaaatctaaatgaataatatgaattatattaactattttaatacagactgatggttcacattgatcatttaaaagATTTAGTAATAGAAAATTCAACAACTACAGGTGTATTATATTGTGTTAGTGAACACACTTAAGTGTGTAAGATAATGGGTGGAGGGAAAGAATCATTAGAGCCAAGAAACATACAGAGACAAAAGTAGTGGATAATTTTAAaggtaagaaaattaaaaaaaaaaacaatttcccaTGTTGGAGCAACTCTTGCAGCGTGGTTGTGCAATGTAAAAAATGTCAACTGTAGGGAAAGCTGAAAGATTCATATGAGCAACCTGACATAGGCCTGTTTAGTCCCTGTCAGATattcttcagaaataaatttacagatgaggaacttttactgacatgtttcacactagcaagtgttacagaaaaaaagatctatcagagtttaaaatttaagtgatgaaggaaattacaaactcatagtcagcacTGACTAATTGTGCTACCATgaataaagcagtaaaacagttaaattGTAGGTTTTCTGTACAGGTTTGTGTTCAGTCGTCTGCCTGGACACAAACACCTGCACGCGATGGAAAAACAATTCCATAATAATACTGTaggttgtttagttttttaaataatcttggATTCCTTTAACCCAACTCAAGTGGCTTGGCCagccttaaaatatttttaattcaagttAGGAGGATGTAGATGAAACAGCCCATTATGACGCCctaaactgtgtgtgtaactaaatgtgtcattttatttatgaaacagTTTCAAACTACATCTAAGAGCAAGAAGATTACAAACAAACTGTATTATTCTATAAAGGAAACAGCTAAACATGTTACTAAGGAATGCTAACAGACAGTTGGAGGCTAAatgttgtaataaataaatactaaagtgATGCTACTTACAGAACATGAGGCAGAGTGAGAAGAAAGCCATCGTGTTATGATGTTCTCTTCCGCTAAATCAGAAAGTATTTTCTGTCTCACCTCTACCTTGTTCAGGAAGTCAGTGGCACATAGAACATAACAggaaaaattattataatcatTATCAAAGAAAATTCTTGTTGTTCTTGTTGATCTTTTACTGAATAAGTCAGTCCATGTCAGATATGCTGCCAAGTGTTTTCACAAATGTCTACAAACTTAGTAAAACTCTATTCTGTTCTTTATGAGCTActaaaaaacacataaacactgAGCTTGAACTTATGTGGAAACAGCAAACAAGCTGAGCTGCAAAGTCAGTTACCTATTTTGTCTGTGACTGAAAACCATTGTGACATGAAATACATTGTGACATGAAATACGTTGTGATTGCTCACATCCTGTCAAGTTAGTTAAGCATATTTTATTGCTACTTTACATAAAGGTTTGATGGATCTGTTAAACTTACAATATCTCATTACGACATTAtcaaatacagtatatatatatatatagtcccggaaatatatataatgtttCCAGGACTATGAGCTCACACACCCCGCCCAAACCAATGACAAAGGAAGTACCTCTTGGTTTTGACTCGACGACATCTCGGCCATTTCGACTTCTTAACAAATCTTCATTAAATACTAAAAAGAAAGTCAGAAATATGCTCTTCATCAGACTGGAACACATCATGAGATATTTTCTGGTTCTCTTCTGGCTGATCAGTTTACTTCCCGTCTCAGATCAAGGTACGTTCAGTTTTTCTCTCCTCATTTCCTCCCAGTAGTGTACACAGCGTAGCGGTTATATCTCAAAACAACACTAAAAGTTACTGAACTTCCGTATATTTACAATAAACAGCTGCGTATCAAACCCAGAATTAGTTTGATATTCAGGAAGTTTGATTCAGCAGTTTAGTTCCGGCTCTCGCTCTCCATATTTTCATAGATGTTTTGTGTCCGCAAATAAATAGTTAATATCAAAGATGGTGTCGCAAATCTGCAGCAGCCATTTGATGAGCCGCTATAAAGACAACCTTAGTCTGGTAGCAAACGTGTATCTGAATTTCAGGATGTTGTACCTCCTCAAACATTTAGAAAGAGTGTAAAGATAACTGCTTCGATAATACAGCCTGTCCAAAAATGTCTCATGTCTCCATTTATCCTGAGTATGGATTATGTTGTGCTGtaaacctaaaaaaacaaacctactCCATCCTCCCCACAAATCGACCCACTTCTCTCTCAGCTCCTCGttctctaaataaaacccacttTTTTCAAGCACATTCTAGTTGTTATACACAATTCATTTAATTGgataatattttctgttcttattGCAATCACTGTTCTAGAACTGAATCCTTTTTCCAAAGTCAGTTTCCTGTGATATACTTGACAAGTTGAGACTTCCTGGTATCTGAGAAAACCATTTTAGCCTTGAACAAACATTCATAGtctgtctttaaaaatatattttctcttttgtcattttacctCTTTGTGTCTTTCTATCTTTTCATCCTTTGCTTCTGCTTCAACAGACTTCACTTCTCTAACTTCATTTCCCCCCCAACTTGTATCACACATATACACAAtgtcactaagtgaaacacattatatacaTTAATTACACactgatggatgtttgaaagcctttgtttcttttaattatttacagttaatgaaaactatttttaattgtatgttTAGTATCTTCTTAGATGTTATTTTCAACAGGAAgctttaatctgacaaacgagACTCATTGTGAAAGatattccaatttattgaatatgactgtaaatgtagaatattgaattaatatttatgatttgTAGGCTACTGATAAAATACAATAGGTACAATAGAAATGGCTGAACTTATTCCAAAGCTaccattttgaatttatttatgctCAAAGCTAAAATGCTCcacttttatcttttatcaAAAGATGTTTATGAGGTAATAAACCTTATAAATAtgatatataaaacaaatataacaatatCTATTATAGTCCAAGGACAATCCTCATGAAACTTATGAAGAACTGAATTCACTTTGAGgagtgaaacacatttttaagaagTTTATCCATGAAGTTCTTACCTGCACAGACTTTGTTAAATGATGCCTTCCTGCTAACTATTTGATGATCAAAGACGTTTTTTAGTTTCCCAGCAGGAAGTGGTGACTTAACTTACCTCAGTCTCCCATACAGCTCTGCTCTTTCTCTGTCCACAGCTTCACACCTTTACTGATGTAAACTTGTTAATGACCctctttagatttttgtttttattgattgagGTTCAAGTTCTTGAattagaaatctgtttttattatttcaaaatgtaattgtcATCAGCAAATTGATCAGTGACTCGTCTTGTTAAATTAGACCATAAAGGCCATGTCATGCGGtgtaggtggtgaggcagacgcagatgGAACCAGGTTAGATGAATAATGAagatttaatgaacaaaatccagaaaagtccacaaacacaggcagcacgactgagcggaagccagggctcaacgtcGGTAGCAAACTCATATTTCGACTGGACACATGAAGGACTGAGGGCACATTAGATGAGGAcctgacaaagacacagaaacactgatgacactaaatacacagggggtaattagggaacgagaaacacctgggagtaatcgaggggagaacaggacaacacggagacacagagacacagaaaactctaaataaacacacagaaaaacacagaacacgacagGCTGATCTTTGCTCCTCACAATGACTGTGTGATTCATTTGTCTCTGATCTTTCCATGGATCAGTTTGCTGGAACTGATCTCTTCACTAAAACTGAAGGTTTGGAGAAACTCTGATCAATAAATCAGATAAGGCCTCTGATTTCCAGGTTTTAGCAATTATGGAAATACCTGTCCTTTATAACAGGTTTAACACCAGCTGTTATGGGATAGCTGCTACTTTTCCTTCTggtaaaatgttgatatttattttaattaaatgaatattttcttgttttattttccagattttgattttaaaaaatgactaatcaatttgtaaacaaacaaaaacaaaacagaaaaaatgtgagcttttgttttgaaagaacTCAATAATACTGTGTTGTCCCAACAGTTTTCACAACTGAAAGCATTTAAAGGATAATAGTTGAGCAACAAACTGAACATCATCAGGAGtgcagtcattttaaaaacattgtttatctTTCCAGGAAAATATCATCTTGCTGGTCCTGAAGAGCCAATAAAGGCACAAGTGGGATCCAACGTTGTTCTACCATGTTGGGTGAAGCCCCCGGTTAATGTGAGAGAAGCTCTAGTCGAGTGGAAGTTCAACTCCAGTAAAACTGTTCACTTGTTTCGCAGCGAAGGTGATGACCGAGAATCTCAAGACAAAAGCTACAAAGATCGAACTTATCTCAACCATGCAATGCTTGAACTTGGTAACGTTTCCCTCAAGTTGTCCAACGTAACTAAGAACGATGAAGGGATTTACAGCTGCATTGTTCGCCGTCTGCCTGGTCATAATAAGCCAGAAAAGAGACATGTTACTCTGATTGTTGGTGAGTTTTATTGAATCAGAatcatttaagataaaatagataaaatgttgatatctttAACACTTAATGTGATTCCTCAACAgttgatggaaaagaaaatgaaaatgcagaagGACATTCTGGAGGTAAATATCTTAACAACTGATAATCAGATGTTTCTGGCACAGCGACTGTGACTCAGTGGATACAGTTGTTGTCTTCCTGTTTCCCCTggtcacatgttgatgtgccctTGGGCAAGGCAGATAACTCCTAAACACCTATTGATCTGCATATAGGTGTatgaaggcgtgtgtgtgtgtgtgtgtgtgtgtgtgtgtgtgtgtgtgtgttagtgagagtgaatgggtgaatgtgtcTGCAGTGTGGAGAGCTTTAACAGGTCAGCATGACtggaaatactttaaataactTCAGTCCATCAATGTTTGTATCTTTACTTACTCAGACAATAAGGGAGCCAATAACTGTCTTGAATAAATTAGTATTTTACTTGTGGATAAATGTGGATAAATTagtaaaatggtaaaatgttttgtttctcaatAAACTGGTTGATTTGACCtctaaatatataatttcattATCAGGTTAATCACATTTCCTTGCACAATTGTTGGAGTAAATAACAAAGAATGACTAAAACTATTCTCCTTCCTGAACACATGATGGCATTTCTATGGTGTGAATATTTGATTaatattatttgaataaatcaaCATGCCATCTTCAGAAATCTGGAACAAAGGAACCAAAGAAAGAACCAAACTAGTGGAAATCCAGTTTTTCCTCCATCCTGATTTAATCTTCCTGcctttgaagaaaatgtttctttaacttttgttttacatcCACAACTGGACCTACTTTGAAATAAGAGGATGTGAATTAATCTTTAAGATTATACACAGTTATGACATCATCTAGGAACATTAATATGAAAGCTTCTAAATTTAAGAAAAGTAATAAAGTGgcatttaacaaacaaaagtttaacttttgttccttctaactaaactaaaaaaaggtTTCATACAATTTAGAGTcagacagtaaaaataaaaaggttctgggttcatctgtgtgtgtgggtgtgtgtgtgtgtgcgttggtgtgcgtgtgtgtgtgtgtgtgtgtgtggtgcagTAAATGTTGACCCCTGAATGATGAGGTGACTGTTGGTTCACAACTTTGAtctcattaataaaacaaaaatttgcaaaattgaattcaaaatattcaaaagcagaattttaaaaacctgtttttcttttttgtcacagGACCTGATCCTGGAGTTACTGTTGGAGTTGGTGTTGGAGCACTCATCATCCTCGCCTTCATCACATACTATGTTGTACGTTGCCACAGAGGTGAACAAAGTAAGTCAGTCATTGTCTTTGTCTTGCAGGATTTTGGTGAATTAATGATTCTCTCCATAAATGCATATTTCCAATTGAtagaaaatatagtttttaatagTTTGCAAAAACTGATCTGAAGCTGAAGAGAAGTAAAACTCAGAAACATGGAGCTGTCTGGATAAACATGTATAAGAAAAGTTATGcagttttcacatatttatcaaTATCTGTTGGTGTTtgtctgaaatgaaaagaaaaacaagaaaccaaactattatgagtaacttttttctgttttaggtctttgttgtttattgtaGCCTTTCTGCCTGCCCAGgttgatgaaacatttttaccagacaAAAACTGTTAAGGAGAATTAAATATTGTCACTCATTTATATTGTTAAGCTAAATATTCACTGTTGTTTACTTTCTGTTGTGTACAGTTTTTCCATGCTGGAACAACAAGTTTCAACATGAACAAGTGAGAAATAATGGAGGTATGGAAATGGAAcaataatgtaataattaacttatattaattatttacttttttattttcctgctcaTTGATAAACTAAGCAGGACTGCAGTCACTGAACATCACAGCTGAGCATCAAACCAGGAAACTGAACTTCCTTGTTGGTGACTGAATCTGACTGACTAGATAATTTGATGTAGCAGCAATGAACTGGTGACCTGACTGGTTTACTCCTGGCTCACCAGCTTTCCCACTGACCTGAACAGTGATATGCAGGTTTAGACCAGAGGTGACCAACCTGTGGCCCCGGATCTGGAcaacactaaagaaaaacagccaagaatcaagaaaacaaaatccaacaacattcattcataaaatgctataaataaaactattaaaaattgcaaacacataactcagattttctcttctttgttgtgttttcttcaacAGAGAAGCTTAAAGccaattaaaacatgtttaatattataattacatcagaccaattaaaaaaagaaactagagCTTAATGAAAGACATCTCTTCTAACttaatgaa from Xiphophorus maculatus strain JP 163 A chromosome 14, X_maculatus-5.0-male, whole genome shotgun sequence includes:
- the LOC111611210 gene encoding myelin-oligodendrocyte glycoprotein-like isoform X1, whose product is MLFIRLEHIMRYFLVLFWLISLLPVSDQGKYHLAGPEEPIKAQVGSNVVLPCWVKPPVNVREALVEWKFNSSKTVHLFRSEGDDRESQDKSYKDRTYLNHAMLELGNVSLKLSNVTKNDEGIYSCIVRRLPGHNKPEKRHVTLIVVDGKENENAEGHSGGPDPGVTVGVGVGALIILAFITYYVVRCHRGEQSKSVIVFVLQDFGELMILSINAYFQLIENIVFNSLQKLI
- the LOC111611210 gene encoding myelin-oligodendrocyte glycoprotein-like isoform X2, producing MLFIRLEHIMRYFLVLFWLISLLPVSDQGKYHLAGPEEPIKAQVGSNVVLPCWVKPPVNVREALVEWKFNSSKTVHLFRSEGDDRESQDKSYKDRTYLNHAMLELGNVSLKLSNVTKNDEGIYSCIVRRLPGHNKPEKRHVTLIVVDGKENENAEGHSGGPDPGVTVGVGVGALIILAFITYYVVRCHRGEQIFPCWNNKFQHEQQDCSH